One window of the Misgurnus anguillicaudatus chromosome 8, ASM2758022v2, whole genome shotgun sequence genome contains the following:
- the tcta gene encoding T-cell leukemia translocation-altered gene protein homolog yields the protein MEESWDFEFLSRMVDSLVSFLSEFVDDWLANDTRVAVFKILFSWLILSLIAIHFAWKVYGNIVNDMYYRQGTGGQNGGTPDTAPHRGWETAAGDGKPHRE from the exons ATGGAGGAATCGTGGGATTTTGAGTTCTTGTCTCGTATGGTTGACAGTCTCGTGTCCTTTCTGTCAGAATTCGTGGACGACTGGCTGGCCAACGACACGAGAGTAGCAGTGTTTAAAATACTGTTCAGCTGGCTTATCCTGAGTCTTATAGCGATCCACTTTGCGTGGAAAGTGTACGGGAACATTGTCAACGATATGTACTACAGACAGG gtACTGGAGGACAGAATGGTGGGACACCTGACACAGCCCCTCACCGAGGATG GGAGACTGCAGCTGGTGATGGTAAACCCCACCGCGAGTGA
- the glyctk gene encoding glycerate kinase: MARLLALSRSLYLWRPPWMGLTSLHSRSMSSLEKRALAVFSAAVEGVQPDIVVRKGLERHGNKLLVGGQSFTLSNNLYVVGFGKAVLGMAAEAERIVGDHLIKGVVSVPHGIQNTLRSHGKEKMLLENNSKITVMEGAKHNLPDADAQKSAECIRELTSGLTEKDLLLVLISGGGSALLPAPAPPMSLQEKQDVTRHLAAAGATIQELNTVRRALSILKGGGLARCAYPAQVVALILSDVIGDPLDLIASGPTVRSETWPEEVWAIFERYKLSDTLPSSVKEVLSKSGPRWVQKQPQEVKDHVLNVVIGSNTIALECASRKASELGLRPVILSPGVCGDVRSVATLYGLLARFACSPGREPPPELASQILRLGPEVGIESWDLCRTMNVLEHERKEGWGATCLLAGGEPTVQLTGKGRGGRNQELALRVGLELSSPKIRSGAVFLSGGTDGQDGPTDAAGAVTDGDLIDEAKTQGLDIDSSLTNNDSFTFFSRLSEGRRLLVPGLTGTNVMDVHVMLLPPPPPL; the protein is encoded by the exons ATGGCTCGGTTACTTGCTCTCTCTCGTTCTCTTTACCTGTGGCGTCCACCGTGGATGGGCTTAACATCATTACACTCTCGCAGTATGTCATCGTTAGAGAAGCGAGCGCTGGCTGTGTTTTCTGCAGCGGTTGAAGGTGTACAACCAGACATAGTGGTCCGTAAGGGTCTGGAGCGACATGGGAATAAATTACTAGTGGGTGGTCAGAGTTTTACACTTAGCAATAACCTGTATGTGGTGGGCTTTGGCAAGGCCGTGCTGGGGATGGCAGCGGAGGCAGAAAGGATTGTTGGGGATCATTTAATTAAAGGAGTTGTCAGTGTGCCTCATGGTATTCAGAATACACTACGGAGTCATGGAAAAGA GAAGATGCTGCTTGAGAACAACAGTAAAATTACTGTTATGGAAGGAGCAAAGCACAATTTACCTGATGCAGATGCCCAGAAGTCAGCTGAATGTATTCGTGAACTGACCAGCGGTCTAACTGAGAAAGATCTGCTGCTTGTTCTTATCTCTG GTGGTGGCTCCGCTCTTTTACCTGCTCCGGCACCACCCATGTCCTTGCAGGAGAAACAGGATGTGACACGGCATCTTGCAGCGGCAGGTGCCACAATACAGGAGTTAAATACGGTTCGACGGGCCCTGTCCATTTTAAAGGGTGGAGGCCTTGCCCGATGTGCCTACCCAGCCCAG GTGGTGGCATTGATTTTGTCAGATGTCATAGGAGATCCTTTGGATTTGATTGCCAGCGGTCCAACAGTTAGGAGTGAGACATGGCCAGAGGAAGTTTGGGCTATCTTTGAACGTTATAAGCTCTCTGATACCTTGCCTTCCTCTGTAAAAGAAGTGCTTAGTAAATCCGGCCCCCGTTGGGTGCAAAAACAGCCACAAGAGGTTAAAgatcatgttttaaatgttgtaaTAGGCTCAAACACCATCGCTCTTGAATGTGCGAGCCGTAAAGCGAGTGAGTTAGGACTCCGACCCGTGATTTTATCCCCGGGGGTGTGCGGTGACGTCCGCTCCGTTGCAACGCTGTATGGACTGCTAGCGCGTTTTGCATGCTCCCCGGGGAGAGAACCTCCTCCAGAGCTTGCTTCACAGATCCTTCGGCTTGGCCCAGAGGTTGGGATAGAAAGCTGGGACTTGTGTCGTACCATGAACGTACTTGAACATGAAAGGAAAGAAGGCTGGGGTGCTACCTGTCTGCTGGCTGGAGGAGAACCCACAGTGCAGCTTACAGGAAAGGGCAGGGGTGGCAGAAACCAGGAGCTGGCCCTGCGGGTCGGACTTGAGCTTAGTAGTCCTAAAATAAGGAGTGGTGCAGTGTTTCTCAGTGGAGGGACAGATGGGCAGGATGGTCCTACTGATGCTGCTGGTGCAGTCACTGATGGGGACCTGATAGATGAAGCCAAGACTCAAGGTCTGGACATTGATAGCTCACTTACTAATAATGATTCATTCACATTTTTCTCACGGCTCTCTGAAGGACGACGGTTACTCGTGCCTGGACTTACAGGCACCAATGTGATGGACGTGCATGTTATGCTGCTTCCTCCACCACCACCTCTTTGA